The following proteins come from a genomic window of Miscanthus floridulus cultivar M001 chromosome 2, ASM1932011v1, whole genome shotgun sequence:
- the LOC136537672 gene encoding uncharacterized protein: MALQLQAVAPCPPLPLAASRGRLAAPRPPPPFVSIAVAASSSPGSSARLSCRGPAPRWRRASVRARAGAGGGGRRESPYEVLGVSPSAAPNEIKRAYRRLALKYHPDVNKEPDAQEKFLRIKHAYNTLMNSESRSKYASSSSDSSWSSSSRESKSAAAEEPFYGFADFLKDLQAEFQNWEAGLNSNQKPKSLWEELAAIGEEFVEFLENELKIDDSSPEDVTRNDPYTQFGQQAKNAKDNKTSTNSFDDGLSEIEAALEKLKKELGLG, from the exons ATGGCGCTACAGCTGCAGGCCGTGGCTCCGTGTCCGCCCCTGCCACTCGCCGCCTCACGCGGCCGCCTCGCTGCTCCTCGGCCTCCGCCTCCCTTCGTCAGCATAGCTGTCGCCGCCTCCTCCAGCCCGGGCTCCTCCGCGCGCCTCTCGTGCCGCGGCCCAGCGCCTCGCTGGCGGCGTGCGAGCGTGAGGGCGCGCGCCGGTGCCGGTGGCGGCGGGCGGAGGGAGTCCCCGTATGAGGTGCTTGGCGTGTCGCCGTCGGCGGCGCCCAACGAGATCAAGCGCGCGTACCGGCGCCTCGCGCTCAAGTACCACCCGGACGTCAACAAGGAG CCCGATGCTCAGGAGAAGTTTCTGCGGATCAAGCACGCTTACAACACTCTGATGAACTCAGAGAGTCGATCCAAGTACGCGAGCAGCAGTTCAGATTCGTCCTGGTCCTCTAGCTCCAGGGAGAGCAAATCAGCTGCTGCAGAAGAGCCGTTCTATGGATTTG CGGATTTCCTTAAAGATCTGCAAGCAGAATTCCAGAACTGGGAAGCTGGGTTGAATTCAAATCAGAAACCTAAAAGCCTCTGGGAAGAGTTAGCT GCAATTGGCGAGGAATTCGTAGAATTTCTGGAAAATGAATTGAAGATTGATGACTCCAGCCCTGAGGACGTCACTAGAAATGACCCATACACCCAATTTGGACAGCAGGCAAAAAATGCTAAGGACAACAAGACATCAACAAACAGCTTTGATGATGGTCTCTCTGAAATAGAGGCCGCTCTCGAGAAGCTGAAGAAGGAACTTGGATTGGGATAA